One Gemmatimonadota bacterium DNA window includes the following coding sequences:
- a CDS encoding thiamine pyrophosphate-dependent enzyme: protein MKRVEALRAIHEDLEGCAVVTIMGAVAAELQSVGHRPNFFYLQHAMGLASSMGLGLALARPELEVVVLDGDGSVLMNAGGLTTLGRYRPPNLVHVVFDNESLLSVGGFPTATGAGTDLAGMAAAAGVPATAMVHDLEGFESAFRSALEGDRTTTIVAKVEEHYEPPPDTRGFVTRLSLLENRYQFRRWLESMG from the coding sequence ATGAAGCGTGTAGAGGCGCTGCGGGCGATTCACGAGGATCTGGAGGGGTGCGCGGTCGTGACCATCATGGGCGCCGTGGCCGCCGAGCTTCAGTCCGTCGGGCACCGTCCCAACTTCTTCTACCTCCAACACGCGATGGGCCTGGCCTCGTCCATGGGGCTCGGTCTGGCGCTGGCGCGGCCCGAGCTCGAGGTCGTCGTCCTGGACGGCGACGGCTCGGTGCTGATGAACGCGGGCGGGCTCACGACCCTGGGGCGCTACCGGCCGCCCAACCTCGTCCACGTGGTCTTCGACAACGAGTCGCTGCTCAGCGTGGGCGGGTTTCCCACCGCGACGGGCGCCGGGACCGACCTCGCCGGCATGGCGGCGGCCGCGGGTGTGCCCGCGACGGCCATGGTGCACGACCTCGAGGGTTTCGAGAGCGCGTTCCGGTCGGCGCTCGAAGGCGACAGGACCACCACCATCGTCGCCAAGGTGGAGGAGCACTACGAACCGCCGCCCGACACCAGGGGGTTCGTTACCCGACTTTCGCTGCTGGAGAACAGGTACCAGTTCCGCCGCTGGCTGG